The following coding sequences lie in one Rutidosis leptorrhynchoides isolate AG116_Rl617_1_P2 chromosome 4, CSIRO_AGI_Rlap_v1, whole genome shotgun sequence genomic window:
- the LOC139844622 gene encoding inorganic phosphate transporter 2-1, chloroplastic-like → MTTSAYCFSATRNAITHSNFLFLNSNLYLPKQRNHAAFTQETKKDLILNIPKSSFSFSNSKNYHKSTPLFASLSESSSENQETVEEDGELPGMAQAFHISSNTASAISICIAVAALSLPIVMKSLAQGMGLKIKLLSYATLLFGFYMAWNIGANDVANAMGTSVGSGALSLRQAVLTAAVLEFSGALLMGRHVTSTMQKGILVANVFQGKDTLLFAGLLSSLAAAGTWLQVASFYGWPVSTTHCIVGSMVGFGLVYGGPGAVFWSSLARVTSSWVISPLMGAAVSFLVYKCIRRFVYSAPNPGQAAAAAAPIAVFVGVTAITFAAFPISNTLPIAIAQALGCGSLGASIVNNIIRKQLGHLLEKSKLTQQEPHEESTPKSIGFLSDIAGPTGTQLKIVYGVFSYMQILSACFMSFAHGGNDVSNAIGPLAAALSILQGGATGGEIVIPLDVLAWGGFGIVAGLMMWGYRVIATIGKKITELTPTRGFAAEFAAASVVLFASKLGLPISATHTLVGAVMGVGFARGLNSVRAETVREIVTSWVVTIPVGAAFAVIYTWLFTKFLPNIF, encoded by the exons ATGACTACCTCAGCGTACTGTTTTTCTGCAACTAGAAATGCAATCACTCATTCAAATTTCTTGTTTCTTAATTCCAATCTTTATCTACCAAAACAAAGAAATCATGCTGCTTTCACTCAAGAAACTAAAAAAGATTTGATCTTGAACATACCCAAATCATCCTTTTCGTTTTCGAACTCGAAAAACTACCATAAGTCCACTCCCCTTTTTGCATCTTTATCCGAATCATCGAGTGAAAATCAAGAAACGGTTGAAGAAGATGGAGAACTGCCTGGTATGGCGCAGGCTTTTCACATATCTTCAAATACAGCTTCTGCTATATCTATATGTATTGCAGTTGCAGCTTTAAGTTTACCCATTGTCATGAAATCTTTAGCTCAAGGAATGGGTTTAAAAATTAAGTTATTATCATATGCAACCCTTTTATTCGGGTTTTATATGGCTTGGAACATTGGTGCCAATGATGTGGCGAATGCCATGGGGACATCGGTGGGGTCCGGGGCTCTGTCACTTAGGCAGGCCGTGCTGACGGCTGCGGTGTTGGAGTTTTCAGGGGCGTTGTTGATGGGAAGGCATGTTACTAGCACAATGCAGAAAGGGATTCTTGTTGCTAATGTTTTTCAGGGAAAAGATACATTACTCTTTGCGGGTTTGTTATCGTCTTTAGCAGCTGCTGGTACCTGGTTACAG GTTGCATCATTTTATGGGTGGCCGGTGTCGACTACACATTGTATTGTAGGATCTATGGTTGGGTTTGGCCTAGTGTATGGAGGACCCGGTGCAGTTTTCTGGAGCTCATTAGCGAGGGTGACATCATCTTGGGTTATATCACCACTTATGGGTGCAGCAGTTTCGTTTCTCGTGTACAAATGCATCCGCAGG TTTGTTTACAGTGCTCCAAACCCTGGTCAAGCAGCGGCTGCAGCCGCACCGATTGCTGTTTTCGTGGGTGTAACAGCAATAACTTTTGCAGCTTTTCCTATAAGCAACACACTCCCTATAGCCATAGCCCAAGCTTTAGGATGTGGTTCACTAGGTGCGTCTATAGTCAACAATATCATCCGTAAACAGCTTGGTCACCTTCTAGAAAAGTCAAAGTTAACTCAGCAAGAGCCACATGAAGAGTCAACTCCTAAAAGCATCGGCTTTCTATCCGATATCGCGGGCCCCACTGGCACCCAACTGAAAATCGTATACGGTGTTTTTAGCTACATGCAGATATTATCTGCCTGCTTCATGTCATTTGCCCATGGTGGAAATGATGTCTCAAATGCAATTGGCCCGTTAGCTGCGGCCCTTTCTATATTACAAGGTGGGGCCACCGGGGGTGAAATCGTAATTCCACTTGATGTTCTTGCTTGGGGTGGATTTGGGATTGTTGCAGGGCTAATGATGTGGGGGTACAGAGTGATAGCTACGATTGGTAAAAAGATTACAGAGTTGACTCCTACAAGAGGATTTGCAGCTGAATTTGCGGCTGCTTCTGTTGTACTCTTTGCATCAAAACTTGGACTTCCTATCTCGGCTACACATACACTAGTGGGTGCGGTTATGGGGGTTGGGTTTGCTAGGGGACTTAATAGTGTGAGAGCTGAAACCGTTAGAGAAATCGTTACTTCATGGGTTGTGACTATTCCGGTTGGTGCAGCGTTTGCAGTGATCTACACATGGCTCTTTACAAAGTTCTTGCCTAATATTTTTTGA